CCAATGTGCCGTAGCCGCCCTCATCGGCTATATCCAAAATCTCCAAGGAGCGGTTTCGGCCGTGGCTGCAATCCACCGCGCCCTCGGGCCGAGCCGCGCAACTATCGATGTATTGGCTGCAAATCTCCTCGGCGGCCAGGCCCCCCGCTTCCAGAACGGCCCTGACCTGGTCGAGAAAGGCCCGCATGACCGGGGAGTGCTCAAGGCACTGCCCGGACCAGGCATCCTTGACCAGATCGCCCATGCTCCAGACCTGCTTGTCCGCGCAGTAAATGAGGATATTGCCCAAGCCGAAGGTATCCAGGCCGTAGGGATTCTCGTGAAATTCGAAGAGGTGGGCGAAATCGACCCAGCGGATCGCCCTGTGCCGTACTCGACGAACAAGTGGTCACGCCGGAAGGCCATAGACGTACTTGCCGATCTTGCGGCCTGGACAATATCCATGAATTGCGTGGTGTCCGTGAAGACCTTGCCGCGCGCCGGACGGGGAACTCCGGCATATATCGCTCCACCAGCCCCCGACCTCCTCGGGCATGGCGGACCTCGCCTGACCGGTTCCCGGAGGAATGTCCGACTCTGTCACAAGATCCGGCCGGGGAGCGGACGACAAGCATCCATTCCGGC
The Desulfovibrio sp. Huiquan2017 genome window above contains:
- a CDS encoding universal stress protein, coding for MGNILIYCADKQVWSMGDLVKDAWSGQCLEHSPVMRAFLDQVRAVLEAGGLAAEEICSQYIDSCAARPEGAVDCSHGRNRSLEILDIADEGGYGTLVAERRGVSKAGEFLFGSVFNKLVHHAKAHTVWVVS